In Sphingobacterium thalpophilum, a genomic segment contains:
- a CDS encoding PASTA domain-containing protein, with protein MSKVVQYLQTPTFRKNLIAALVAIVCLFLFVYVGLKIYTKHDESIAVPKVKGLHISAAIQALEDAGLEYQIDSVYQMDAKPGMVIEQDPEQGFHVKSGRTIYLTIITQVAPEVAFPNIKDKTLIEATAILKNHNLRIGDTSYVADIARDIVLDAQFAGQSIRNGRMIPKGSRIDLVLGNGLGANEVEIPNLIGLPLNEAKFALSGAGLGLGTVTYDPNVTDTATAVISVQSPGIEKGLTSLGAKIDITLSLTAPTTTTGAPAGGTPTPKPQANQTQVTPPAAKAPVQSKPVAPAKSTTTNTPAAKSTTTNPTAGQKKEKESKGNSLGF; from the coding sequence ATGTCCAAAGTCGTACAATATCTTCAGACCCCCACTTTTAGGAAAAATCTTATTGCCGCTCTTGTCGCGATAGTATGTCTATTCCTTTTCGTTTATGTTGGACTGAAAATATATACCAAACATGATGAATCTATAGCCGTTCCTAAAGTGAAAGGCCTTCATATCAGTGCTGCCATCCAGGCGCTGGAAGACGCGGGGCTGGAATATCAAATTGACTCCGTCTACCAGATGGACGCCAAACCAGGAATGGTCATCGAGCAGGATCCCGAACAAGGATTTCATGTAAAATCGGGGCGGACTATTTATTTGACCATTATCACACAAGTTGCACCTGAAGTTGCCTTTCCGAATATAAAGGATAAAACATTGATCGAAGCAACGGCTATTTTGAAAAACCATAACCTTAGAATCGGAGACACTTCTTATGTCGCCGATATCGCTAGGGACATCGTATTGGATGCTCAATTTGCAGGACAATCAATCCGTAACGGGCGCATGATTCCTAAGGGTTCACGTATAGATCTAGTTTTGGGAAATGGACTCGGTGCTAATGAAGTGGAAATACCCAACTTAATTGGTCTTCCATTAAACGAAGCGAAGTTTGCCCTATCTGGAGCTGGTCTAGGCCTAGGCACAGTGACTTATGATCCCAATGTAACGGATACAGCCACCGCAGTAATCAGTGTACAATCACCAGGAATAGAAAAAGGCTTAACCAGCTTAGGGGCTAAAATAGACATAACGCTCTCATTGACGGCACCAACAACAACTACAGGTGCTCCAGCTGGAGGTACGCCAACTCCTAAACCACAGGCAAACCAAACACAGGTTACTCCGCCAGCAGCAAAAGCTCCGGTTCAGTCTAAGCCCGTTGCTCCAGCGAAAAGTACCACAACAAATACGCCAGCAGCTAAATCGACAACAACAAATCCAACTGCAGGGCAGAAAAAAGAAAAAGAAAGTAAAGGGAATAGTCTTGGCTTTTAA
- the mltG gene encoding endolytic transglycosylase MltG, translated as MENKKGIPSWLKIIALIVIVVGGYFAWTFYKAFYASNVSGEKKYLYIHEGEKYEDVLKSIKDSNLVDDIASFERAAQYKKYEQSVKPGRYLLNPGMNNRRLVGNLIGGYQEPVKFRFSNVRLKENMAALLGKSFEADSAEFIAVLNDEATAQKYGFTKENLIAIFIPNTYEIYWNTNPEKVIARFDDEWKKFWNADRTAKAKALNLTPQQVSTLASIVKGEALHQDEMPMIAGLYLNRLKKGMLLQADPTVIFANNDFTIRRVLNKHLRTDNPYNTYIYRGLPPGPISIPSIAAIDAVLNFKQHDYIYMCAKDDFSGYHNFAKTEAEHLINARKFQQALDARNIKK; from the coding sequence ATGGAAAATAAAAAAGGAATACCAAGTTGGTTAAAAATCATTGCCCTGATCGTTATCGTTGTCGGAGGTTATTTTGCTTGGACATTTTATAAAGCATTTTATGCTTCTAATGTATCGGGAGAGAAAAAATACCTGTACATACACGAGGGCGAAAAATATGAAGATGTATTGAAATCAATCAAGGATTCAAATCTTGTGGATGACATCGCTTCCTTTGAGCGTGCCGCACAATATAAAAAATATGAGCAAAGTGTAAAACCCGGACGTTATCTGTTAAACCCTGGTATGAACAATAGACGCTTAGTTGGCAATTTGATTGGTGGCTACCAAGAACCTGTAAAATTCAGATTTTCCAATGTGCGACTGAAAGAGAATATGGCCGCACTCCTTGGTAAAAGTTTTGAGGCAGATTCTGCAGAATTTATCGCGGTACTAAATGATGAGGCTACAGCACAGAAATATGGATTTACAAAAGAAAATCTGATTGCTATATTTATCCCCAATACCTACGAAATTTATTGGAACACCAATCCCGAAAAAGTAATTGCTCGTTTTGATGATGAATGGAAAAAGTTTTGGAATGCAGATCGCACGGCAAAAGCAAAAGCGCTTAACCTGACACCGCAACAAGTCAGTACATTGGCTTCTATTGTCAAAGGTGAAGCCTTACACCAGGATGAAATGCCCATGATCGCCGGATTATATTTAAACCGCCTCAAAAAAGGCATGTTATTGCAAGCTGATCCTACCGTGATCTTTGCCAACAACGACTTTACCATTAGAAGGGTATTGAATAAGCACCTTAGAACAGACAATCCTTACAATACTTACATCTATAGGGGCTTGCCTCCAGGTCCTATTTCAATTCCAAGTATTGCTGCAATTGATGCGGTCTTAAACTTTAAGCAACATGATTATATTTACATGTGTGCTAAAGATGATTTTTCGGGCTATCATAATTTTGCAAAAACAGAGGCTGAGCATTTGATCAATGCACGTAAATTTCAACAGGCATTGGACGCCAGAAATATTAAAA